One window from the genome of Natrinema caseinilyticum encodes:
- a CDS encoding TIGR03617 family F420-dependent LLM class oxidoreductase codes for MKFDANVASPSVTEADELATAAEEVGFDGAWVTETTHSPVTLTTQLANGSDRMDLGTAITVAFPRSPMVTAYTAWDLQTLSDGRFLLGLGTQVKGHIERRFSVDWDSPGPRLREYVEVLREIWASWEADRHPQYDGDFYSISLCPADWRPEPIDQPRVPVYIAGVNSYNVRLAGELCDGLHVHPLNSPAYIEQEVVPDIEVGAARGDRDPDDVTLVTNVFAITGETDAEREEAREEIRRQIAFYGSTRTYKRIFAVHGWEDVCDDLHELSVEDRWNEMPDLVTDEMVAAFSVEGAYDELRDEIEERYTHIDRISLYAPYRGEDHWHRVLSQ; via the coding sequence GTGAAATTTGACGCAAACGTTGCCTCCCCGTCCGTCACGGAGGCAGACGAACTCGCGACGGCGGCAGAGGAAGTCGGATTCGACGGTGCGTGGGTCACCGAAACGACGCACTCGCCGGTTACGTTGACGACGCAACTGGCGAACGGAAGCGATCGAATGGATCTCGGAACGGCCATCACGGTCGCGTTCCCCCGCAGCCCGATGGTGACCGCCTACACGGCGTGGGACCTGCAAACGCTTTCCGACGGCCGATTCCTGCTGGGGCTCGGAACGCAGGTCAAGGGCCACATCGAACGTCGGTTCAGCGTCGACTGGGATTCGCCGGGTCCGCGACTCCGGGAGTACGTCGAGGTGCTTCGCGAAATCTGGGCGTCGTGGGAAGCGGACCGTCACCCCCAGTACGACGGCGATTTCTACTCGATCTCGCTCTGCCCGGCGGACTGGCGCCCGGAGCCGATCGACCAGCCCCGCGTTCCGGTCTACATCGCCGGCGTCAATTCGTACAACGTCAGGCTCGCCGGGGAGCTCTGCGATGGATTACACGTCCATCCGCTCAATTCACCGGCGTACATCGAACAGGAGGTCGTCCCCGATATCGAAGTCGGCGCGGCGCGGGGCGATCGCGATCCGGACGACGTAACGCTCGTGACGAACGTGTTCGCGATCACCGGCGAGACCGACGCGGAACGCGAGGAGGCGCGCGAGGAGATCCGGCGGCAGATCGCGTTTTACGGATCGACGCGAACCTACAAACGAATCTTCGCGGTCCACGGCTGGGAGGACGTCTGTGACGACCTCCACGAACTGTCGGTCGAGGACCGCTGGAACGAGATGCCGGATCTCGTCACCGACGAAATGGTCGCGGCGTTCTCCGTCGAAGGGGCGTACGACGAGCTCCGGGACGAGATCGAAGAGCGGTACACGCACATCGATCGGATCTCGCTGTACGCACCGTACCGTGGCGAGGACCACTGGCACCGCGTCCTGTCACAGTAG
- a CDS encoding polysaccharide deacetylase family protein has product MRDATPPVLREFETWLSLFTDGEFPDRHRWKAWFCVAEYELEDFERVSALLRENDATGSFAFLGRDAEEQADIIETLDDDGHEITFHSHRHHAYGDLSYESAHDAITTGVGAIEDATGITPNGFFVPFRRLSEGAVRAVEDAGFEWVLGRTEHDVESVELVEPVGPFDTRLLEDHSPEEATNRLREKADAGEAPFLFHPPVLEYHDGWSAFEEWIAAVEPVSVGDQLDRGGTGIVLDCVRPVRVE; this is encoded by the coding sequence ATGCGAGATGCCACTCCCCCGGTGCTACGAGAGTTCGAAACGTGGTTGAGTCTGTTTACCGACGGTGAATTCCCGGACCGGCACAGATGGAAAGCGTGGTTCTGCGTCGCGGAGTACGAACTCGAGGACTTCGAGCGCGTCTCGGCGTTGCTCCGGGAGAACGACGCGACGGGAAGCTTCGCGTTTCTCGGCCGCGACGCCGAGGAGCAAGCTGATATCATCGAGACGCTCGACGACGACGGCCACGAGATTACGTTCCACTCCCACCGACACCACGCGTACGGGGACCTGTCGTACGAGTCCGCACACGATGCGATTACCACCGGAGTAGGGGCCATCGAGGACGCGACGGGAATCACGCCGAACGGGTTTTTCGTCCCGTTCCGCCGACTCAGCGAGGGCGCCGTTCGGGCCGTCGAGGACGCGGGATTCGAGTGGGTACTCGGACGGACGGAGCACGACGTGGAATCCGTCGAACTCGTGGAACCGGTCGGTCCGTTCGACACGAGGCTCCTGGAGGACCACTCGCCCGAAGAGGCGACGAACCGACTGCGGGAAAAAGCCGACGCTGGCGAGGCCCCATTTCTCTTCCATCCGCCGGTCCTCGAGTATCACGACGGGTGGTCGGCGTTCGAAGAGTGGATAGCCGCGGTCGAACCGGTCTCCGTCGGCGACCAACTCGACCGTGGCGGCACGGGAATCGTTCTCGATTGCGTCCGACCCGTGCGCGTCGAGTAA
- a CDS encoding HpcH/HpaI aldolase/citrate lyase family protein, giving the protein MRPIRSILYIPANNEDWVHEAPEKYDADAFIFDLEDSVPPSEKEEAREIVANAYDRWDTDKAITVRINGPETGLFEADLDAVVHDRLDAVVVPKLPRTEDVTRTDHVLSYLESRRGIENRTEIIALPETPQGFYNAHELCKASDRVAAIVGGTSRGADVERALGWEWTREGTEKLHMLSKVLLDGKAAGVEQFFGGAWTNVEDVEGLREEATRLRSLGYTGYQVIHPSHVEPVNDIFTPDEDDVEFWQRVMEEMETAEVEESRGAVRFEGEMIDIAHIKRGEDILERARAFDMVD; this is encoded by the coding sequence ATGCGTCCGATCCGTTCGATTCTTTACATTCCGGCGAACAACGAAGACTGGGTACACGAAGCGCCCGAGAAGTACGACGCGGACGCGTTCATCTTCGATCTCGAGGATTCCGTTCCGCCGAGCGAAAAAGAGGAGGCACGCGAAATCGTCGCCAATGCGTACGATCGGTGGGACACGGACAAAGCGATCACCGTTCGTATCAACGGCCCGGAAACGGGGCTGTTCGAAGCGGACCTCGACGCGGTCGTCCACGACCGACTGGACGCCGTGGTCGTCCCGAAACTCCCGCGAACGGAGGACGTAACGCGCACGGATCACGTCCTCTCGTATCTCGAGTCGCGGCGTGGAATCGAGAACCGGACCGAGATTATCGCGCTCCCCGAAACGCCCCAGGGATTCTACAACGCCCACGAACTGTGTAAAGCGAGCGATCGCGTCGCTGCGATCGTGGGCGGGACCAGCCGCGGTGCCGACGTCGAACGGGCGCTCGGCTGGGAGTGGACCCGAGAAGGAACCGAGAAGCTACACATGCTGTCGAAGGTCCTTCTCGACGGCAAGGCGGCGGGCGTCGAGCAATTTTTCGGCGGCGCGTGGACGAACGTCGAGGACGTCGAGGGGCTCAGAGAGGAAGCCACGCGGCTCCGATCGCTCGGATACACCGGATACCAGGTAATCCATCCGAGCCACGTCGAGCCCGTCAACGACATTTTCACGCCCGACGAGGACGACGTGGAGTTCTGGCAGCGGGTGATGGAAGAGATGGAAACGGCTGAAGTCGAGGAGTCCCGGGGTGCAGTCCGGTTCGAGGGAGAAATGATCGATATCGCCCACATAAAACGCGGTGAGGATATTCTGGAGCGGGCCCGCGCGTTCGATATGGTCGACTGA
- a CDS encoding MaoC family dehydratase → MDGKYYEDFTVGETYTSSWRYISESDLRQFLALTGLQEPLFESRQFLESETDHETWIVPGYLTLSYSLGLFSRSGWIEGTGLAMLGADSLEFTNPVSVGDEIRTHVEVADTSPTSSDRGGVVVLDWIVLTHDDDVVIEMTSSHFIKKRE, encoded by the coding sequence ATGGACGGAAAGTACTACGAGGACTTCACAGTCGGAGAGACGTACACGTCGTCGTGGCGATACATCTCCGAGTCGGATCTCAGGCAATTTCTGGCACTCACCGGGCTGCAGGAACCGCTCTTCGAGAGTCGCCAGTTTCTCGAGTCCGAAACGGATCACGAAACGTGGATCGTCCCCGGCTATCTGACGCTCTCGTACTCGCTCGGGCTGTTCTCCCGGTCGGGATGGATCGAAGGAACGGGTCTCGCGATGCTCGGCGCGGACTCGCTCGAGTTCACGAACCCGGTTTCGGTCGGCGACGAAATTCGAACGCACGTCGAGGTCGCGGACACCTCCCCCACGAGTAGCGACCGCGGCGGCGTCGTCGTTCTCGATTGGATCGTTCTCACCCACGACGACGACGTCGTCATCGAGATGACCTCGTCACACTTTATCAAGAAACGCGAGTGA
- a CDS encoding MaoC family dehydratase: protein MPTQTRGKYYEELDVGDVYEHRPGRTVTEFDNTLWSLLSVNLQPLHLDAHFSEGSEFGQRLVNSMFTLSTVVGLQVHDLTLGTTVGNLGFEEISFPHPVFIGDTLYAETEIVDKRLSESREDDGIVTFEHRGYNQDGELVCECTRIGLMHTEPEDE from the coding sequence ATGCCGACACAAACACGCGGGAAGTACTACGAGGAGTTAGACGTCGGAGACGTCTACGAACACCGGCCCGGTCGGACCGTTACCGAATTCGACAACACCCTGTGGTCGTTGCTGTCAGTAAACCTGCAGCCCCTCCACCTCGACGCCCACTTCTCGGAGGGAAGCGAATTCGGGCAACGACTGGTCAACAGCATGTTCACGCTCTCGACGGTCGTCGGGTTGCAGGTACACGACCTCACGCTCGGAACGACGGTCGGGAATCTCGGATTCGAGGAGATATCGTTCCCGCACCCCGTATTCATCGGGGATACGCTCTACGCGGAGACGGAGATCGTCGACAAGCGACTGAGCGAGTCGCGAGAGGACGACGGTATCGTGACCTTCGAGCACCGAGGCTACAATCAGGACGGTGAACTCGTCTGTGAGTGTACGCGGATCGGCCTCATGCACACCGAACCGGAGGACGAGTAA
- a CDS encoding enoyl-CoA hydratase/isomerase family protein → MHREPVNAINYDLIEEINDAYRLAADDDSVRSIILTSAFDRAFSGGMDLDMMEGGSGLELRRFLETLYFDMHDLQYRMGKPTIAALTGPARAAGVTLAVSCDVIVGSASASIGYPEIDVGLIPAMHFVHLPRQIGRHKAFELLFTGDPMDAQEAADRGIINHVVPQDEVVETARELAASFNEKSPLVMELARDSYMRSQDLDYRRNIENVVETICNIVETDDAQEGLRAYIEGRKPDW, encoded by the coding sequence ATGCATCGCGAACCGGTCAACGCGATCAACTACGACCTCATCGAGGAGATCAACGACGCGTATCGGCTGGCGGCCGACGACGATTCCGTCCGGTCGATTATCTTGACGAGCGCGTTCGATCGGGCGTTCAGCGGTGGGATGGACCTCGACATGATGGAAGGCGGCTCCGGCCTCGAACTGCGACGATTCCTCGAGACGCTGTACTTCGATATGCACGATCTGCAATACCGGATGGGGAAGCCGACGATCGCCGCACTCACCGGACCGGCGCGGGCAGCGGGGGTGACGTTGGCGGTCTCGTGCGACGTGATCGTCGGCAGCGCCTCGGCGTCGATCGGGTACCCCGAGATCGACGTCGGACTCATTCCGGCGATGCATTTCGTCCACCTGCCGCGACAGATCGGCCGACACAAAGCGTTCGAATTACTGTTCACGGGTGATCCCATGGACGCTCAGGAGGCGGCCGACAGGGGTATCATCAATCACGTCGTCCCGCAGGACGAGGTCGTCGAGACCGCACGCGAACTGGCGGCGTCGTTCAACGAGAAATCTCCGCTCGTCATGGAACTCGCTCGAGACTCCTATATGCGCTCGCAGGACCTCGATTATCGACGCAACATCGAAAACGTCGTCGAGACGATTTGCAACATCGTCGAGACGGACGACGCACAGGAAGGCCTCCGCGCGTACATCGAGGGCCGAAAACCGGACTGGTGA
- a CDS encoding LLM class flavin-dependent oxidoreductase, protein MAVGLMLPTYLDREERLTLAESADDLGVDAVFTGESASSNLFIDLTWIASRTSTVTIGAGIANVFSRSPSLIALSAAELDGISDGRVILGLGSSTPPLIEGLHGVPFERPVSRTAEYIDIIRAGWTGDRLEYDGDFYSPSGGKLLETPIQDDIPIAVAALGPANRRLTGAKGDVWLPHLVPKSVLGELAADVYDAARDRGRAADGIDVDAYVPTAIDEDADAAYDRVRRHVATYAGSAEPYRDAIADAGYGSIMDVHRAWQDGDRDGAAELVTDELVEDIGLVGTPSDAPAALSRWRDAGADMVVMNFAPGTSVDDIRTALAAVS, encoded by the coding sequence ATGGCAGTGGGCTTGATGCTACCGACGTACCTCGACCGTGAGGAGCGACTGACACTCGCCGAGTCGGCGGACGACCTCGGTGTCGACGCGGTTTTCACGGGCGAGTCAGCGAGTTCGAACCTGTTCATCGACCTGACCTGGATCGCGTCCCGGACGTCGACCGTCACGATCGGGGCGGGAATAGCCAACGTGTTCTCGCGCTCGCCGAGCCTCATCGCACTCAGTGCAGCGGAACTCGACGGGATTTCCGACGGCCGCGTGATCCTCGGGCTCGGCTCGAGTACGCCGCCGCTGATCGAAGGCCTCCACGGCGTGCCGTTCGAACGACCGGTGTCCCGGACGGCCGAGTACATCGACATCATCCGAGCGGGATGGACGGGCGATCGCCTCGAGTACGATGGCGACTTCTATTCGCCGTCCGGCGGTAAATTGCTCGAGACGCCGATCCAGGACGACATTCCGATCGCGGTCGCCGCGCTCGGGCCGGCGAACCGTCGATTGACCGGCGCGAAAGGCGACGTCTGGCTGCCACACCTGGTTCCGAAGAGCGTCCTCGGTGAGCTGGCTGCAGACGTCTACGACGCCGCTCGAGATCGCGGGCGGGCGGCAGACGGGATCGACGTGGACGCGTACGTTCCGACGGCCATCGACGAGGACGCGGACGCGGCCTACGATCGCGTGCGGAGACACGTCGCTACCTACGCTGGGTCGGCGGAACCGTACCGCGACGCGATCGCCGACGCTGGCTACGGGAGCATCATGGACGTCCATCGGGCGTGGCAAGACGGCGATCGGGATGGCGCGGCGGAGTTGGTCACCGACGAACTGGTCGAAGACATCGGCCTCGTTGGGACGCCCAGCGATGCGCCGGCTGCACTCTCGCGCTGGCGGGACGCCGGCGCGGACATGGTCGTGATGAACTTCGCGCCGGGGACGAGCGTCGACGATATCCGCACCGCACTGGCCGCCGTCTCGTAG
- a CDS encoding Zn-ribbon domain-containing OB-fold protein, whose translation MTWEPRPVPEVNPETERYWQAAASGDLLVRECPDCGLVYHYPRSLCPDCFSENVEWRETTGRGEVYSYSTARTMSGWPEDDLPLVVAYVELDEGPRLMTNVDADPEDVAVGTRVEVQFVDTEDEDVSIPVFAPVED comes from the coding sequence ATGACCTGGGAACCGCGTCCCGTTCCCGAAGTCAACCCGGAAACCGAGCGCTACTGGCAGGCCGCCGCGAGTGGCGACCTTCTCGTCCGGGAGTGTCCCGATTGCGGGCTGGTGTATCACTACCCGCGATCGCTCTGTCCCGACTGTTTCAGCGAGAACGTCGAGTGGCGCGAGACGACGGGTCGCGGAGAGGTGTACTCGTACTCGACCGCGCGAACGATGAGCGGCTGGCCGGAGGACGACCTCCCGCTCGTCGTCGCCTACGTGGAACTCGACGAGGGGCCGCGACTCATGACGAACGTCGATGCCGATCCCGAGGACGTCGCCGTCGGAACGCGCGTCGAAGTCCAGTTCGTCGACACCGAAGACGAGGACGTCTCGATACCCGTCTTCGCCCCAGTGGAGGACTGA
- a CDS encoding CaiB/BaiF CoA transferase family protein produces the protein MGFLNGIDVVDLTQMVSGPVATMHLGDMGADVVKIERPETGDISRGLPPFVDGTSSQFVALNRNKRSVEVDLRSDRGQDLVLELLEEADVFVENYKAGTVDEFGLDYDTVAARNPDLVYCSIKGFASDSIYEDNPAYDMVAQAMSGTMSINGQPDGPPTYTSTPISDIAASMYAVQAITGALYDRDVNDASGEYIEVSMLNCIMSWLGIRATASGVKDEPYPRVGNRHSAVAPYKVYETADSYVVVAVASQGLWPKFCRAIDREDLIADPRFETSADRSANMDALYDITDDIMRQKTTAEWFDILQEHGVPSGPVRNTIEALEDEYTGQQGLVQELSTDDCDDTVPVIRYPVDFGTFEAPVTDPRPLGADTYRSLRELGYDDAEIESLRELGVVG, from the coding sequence ATGGGCTTTCTGAACGGAATCGACGTGGTCGACCTGACCCAGATGGTGTCGGGGCCGGTCGCGACGATGCATCTCGGTGACATGGGTGCAGACGTGGTAAAGATCGAACGACCGGAGACCGGGGACATTTCGCGAGGCCTCCCGCCGTTCGTCGACGGAACGAGTTCCCAGTTCGTGGCGCTCAATCGAAACAAGCGCTCCGTCGAAGTCGACCTCCGATCGGATCGGGGACAGGACCTCGTGCTCGAACTCCTCGAGGAGGCGGACGTGTTCGTCGAGAACTACAAGGCGGGAACCGTCGACGAATTCGGCCTCGACTACGACACCGTGGCGGCGAGGAATCCGGATCTCGTGTACTGTTCGATCAAGGGGTTCGCGTCCGACTCGATATACGAGGACAATCCCGCGTACGATATGGTCGCCCAGGCGATGAGCGGCACGATGAGTATCAACGGTCAACCGGACGGCCCGCCGACGTACACGTCCACTCCGATATCGGATATCGCGGCCTCCATGTACGCCGTCCAGGCGATCACCGGCGCGCTGTACGATCGAGACGTGAACGACGCTTCGGGGGAGTACATCGAAGTGTCGATGCTCAACTGCATCATGTCCTGGCTCGGGATCCGTGCGACGGCCAGCGGGGTGAAAGACGAACCGTACCCTCGCGTCGGGAACAGACACTCGGCCGTGGCGCCGTACAAAGTGTACGAGACGGCCGACTCGTACGTCGTCGTCGCCGTCGCGAGCCAGGGGCTCTGGCCCAAGTTCTGTCGCGCGATCGATCGAGAGGACCTGATCGCCGACCCGCGATTCGAGACGAGCGCCGATCGGTCGGCGAACATGGACGCACTGTACGACATCACGGACGACATCATGCGCCAGAAAACGACGGCGGAGTGGTTCGACATCTTACAGGAACACGGCGTGCCGTCGGGCCCCGTCCGGAACACCATCGAGGCACTCGAGGACGAGTACACCGGACAGCAGGGCCTCGTTCAGGAGCTCTCGACCGACGACTGCGACGACACGGTTCCGGTGATCCGCTATCCGGTCGACTTCGGAACGTTCGAGGCGCCGGTCACCGATCCGCGTCCGCTCGGTGCCGACACGTATCGCTCGCTGCGCGAACTCGGCTACGACGATGCCGAAATCGAGTCGTTACGCGAGCTGGGAGTCGTCGGATAA
- a CDS encoding CaiB/BaiF CoA transferase family protein, with protein MQPFLDGVRILDLTQLLPGPYATTMLADLGAEVIKVERPGTGDPVRPREPSIDGRSFTLLTRHRNKKSIAINLKHEGGRDAFLDLARTADVVVESFRPGVVDRLGVGYDDVRDVNEDVIYCSISGYGQDGPYVARSGHDLNYIGVAGLLGLTGDRDGPPTIPGYPIADFAGGMYAAFAIATALAGVRGGSGGDHIDVSMTDAVASFSMVYLDRYEGRGEIPRRGRTTLTGSHPGYRVYETGDGKAITLGALEEHFWENLCEALELPEYADDHIGPNGELPDSLRTEIVDAFADRLAERPRAAWLERFEEYDVPAGPVNDYEDLFADPHLEARGLFDEIDVGGDGDRRSGESVRQINLPLDFERFSPDEKTPAPYLGANTAELLDELGYSDAEIETLLEAGAVAETGDH; from the coding sequence ATGCAACCGTTTCTCGACGGCGTGCGCATCCTCGATCTCACGCAACTGCTTCCGGGACCCTACGCGACCACGATGCTCGCCGACCTCGGCGCCGAGGTTATCAAAGTCGAACGGCCGGGTACCGGCGATCCGGTACGACCCCGCGAACCGTCGATCGACGGCCGCAGTTTCACGCTGTTGACCCGCCATCGAAACAAAAAGAGCATCGCGATAAATCTCAAGCACGAGGGCGGACGGGACGCCTTTCTCGATCTCGCACGGACCGCCGACGTCGTCGTCGAGTCCTTTCGTCCGGGCGTCGTCGATAGACTCGGCGTCGGATACGACGACGTTCGCGACGTGAACGAAGACGTGATCTACTGTTCGATATCCGGCTACGGCCAGGACGGACCGTACGTCGCTCGATCCGGCCACGACCTCAACTACATCGGAGTCGCCGGATTGCTGGGGCTTACGGGCGACCGAGACGGACCGCCGACCATTCCGGGATACCCGATCGCGGACTTTGCCGGGGGCATGTACGCCGCCTTCGCCATTGCGACCGCCCTCGCCGGCGTTCGCGGCGGCTCCGGTGGCGACCACATCGACGTCAGCATGACCGACGCCGTCGCGTCGTTCTCGATGGTCTATCTGGACCGGTACGAGGGACGCGGCGAAATCCCGCGTCGCGGCCGGACGACCCTGACCGGATCCCACCCCGGCTACCGGGTTTACGAGACCGGCGACGGGAAGGCGATCACGCTCGGCGCGCTCGAGGAGCACTTCTGGGAAAACCTCTGCGAGGCGCTGGAACTCCCCGAATACGCGGACGACCACATCGGCCCGAACGGTGAGCTTCCCGACTCCCTCCGGACGGAGATCGTCGACGCGTTCGCCGACCGATTGGCCGAGCGGCCGCGGGCGGCGTGGCTCGAGCGGTTCGAGGAGTACGACGTCCCGGCGGGGCCCGTCAACGACTACGAGGACCTCTTCGCTGATCCACACCTCGAAGCGCGAGGCCTGTTCGACGAGATCGACGTCGGCGGGGACGGCGATCGACGTTCGGGTGAGTCCGTTCGGCAGATCAACCTCCCGCTCGACTTCGAGCGGTTCAGCCCCGACGAGAAGACGCCCGCGCCGTACCTCGGCGCGAACACGGCGGAACTGCTCGACGAACTCGGCTATTCCGACGCCGAGATCGAGACGCTCCTCGAGGCGGGTGCGGTCGCCGAAACGGGCGATCACTGA
- a CDS encoding ketopantoate reductase family protein: MKIAVIGAGALGCLYGGFLATAGHDVWLIHHRQSTVDSLNRTGIRIESDDGVTSVSVPATTDAAEVGDADLVLVFVKAHQTIDALEQHDGCIGPETTLLSLQNGLRHYDQLADVVGADRALAGVSYQGARIDRPGQITQTAAGRSVLGGGDPQTARDVVRILAAAGLPADRVDDPTRAIWAKQLVSLPVKPVAALTRLPNGQLVTTDGPRSVMERIVREAELVAATVGIDLPDADPMERVVDICRSGPTHRSSMLQDVLDERKTEIDEINGALVDIARAENVDVPANALVTELVRGLERSYLE, from the coding sequence GTGAAGATCGCAGTCATCGGTGCCGGAGCGCTCGGGTGTCTCTACGGTGGGTTCCTGGCGACTGCCGGTCACGACGTCTGGTTGATCCACCACCGCCAGTCGACCGTCGACTCGTTGAATCGGACCGGAATTCGAATCGAGAGCGACGACGGCGTCACGTCCGTGTCCGTTCCTGCAACCACCGACGCGGCCGAAGTGGGGGACGCCGATCTCGTCCTCGTCTTCGTCAAAGCCCATCAGACGATCGACGCGCTCGAGCAACACGACGGGTGTATCGGACCCGAGACGACCCTTCTGTCGTTGCAGAACGGCCTTCGCCACTACGACCAGCTCGCGGACGTCGTCGGGGCCGATCGCGCGCTCGCCGGGGTCAGCTACCAGGGAGCGCGCATCGACCGTCCCGGACAGATCACGCAGACGGCTGCCGGACGGTCGGTACTCGGCGGTGGCGATCCCCAGACCGCTCGGGATGTCGTTCGGATACTGGCGGCTGCGGGACTCCCTGCGGACCGCGTCGACGATCCGACGCGGGCGATCTGGGCGAAACAACTCGTCAGTCTTCCCGTCAAACCCGTCGCAGCCCTCACTCGGCTGCCAAACGGTCAGCTCGTCACGACGGACGGTCCGCGATCGGTGATGGAGCGCATCGTCCGCGAAGCGGAACTGGTCGCGGCGACTGTCGGTATCGACCTCCCGGACGCGGACCCGATGGAACGGGTCGTCGATATCTGCCGATCCGGGCCGACCCATCGATCCAGCATGCTTCAGGACGTCCTCGACGAGCGCAAAACGGAAATCGACGAGATAAACGGCGCCCTCGTCGACATCGCACGCGCAGAAAACGTCGACGTCCCCGCCAACGCCCTCGTTACGGAACTCGTCCGCGGTCTCGAGCGCAGCTATCTCGAGTGA
- a CDS encoding thiolase domain-containing protein, protein MAGREPAYIAGAFEHPTREAPNKSTMQLHAEVAKGALADAGLTKDDVNGLFTAGVPEYRSGLSPLVIADYLGMDASYVDTTDYGGSSYVAHVGHAVSAIRNGKCDVALVTLAGRPRSRGQATGSGAREVRTVQDSFERIYGATNITMYGMAARRHMHEYGTTSEQLAEIRVAASQHAQHNEHAMFQDPVTVADVVESRVVADPLHLLDCCVISDGGGALVLVSEDVREDIDREAVEVLGHGEAPSHHDAGRIDVTRTGAESSGERAFAEAGLGPEDIDYASIYDSFTITVLEAIEDLGFCEKGEGGEFVEGGTLQAPDGDLPFNTDGGGLCSNHPANRGGMTKVIEAVRQLRGEANPEVQVDADVALAHGTGGSIATRHGAATVVLGREGR, encoded by the coding sequence ATGGCAGGACGCGAACCAGCATACATAGCTGGGGCCTTCGAACATCCGACACGTGAAGCACCGAACAAATCGACGATGCAGTTACATGCGGAAGTCGCAAAAGGCGCACTCGCCGACGCGGGACTGACGAAAGACGACGTCAACGGTCTCTTTACGGCCGGCGTTCCCGAATATCGATCCGGTCTGTCTCCGCTCGTTATCGCCGACTATCTCGGGATGGACGCGTCGTACGTGGATACGACCGACTACGGCGGTTCGTCGTACGTCGCCCACGTCGGTCACGCGGTCAGCGCAATCCGGAACGGGAAGTGCGACGTCGCACTCGTCACGCTCGCCGGCCGGCCGCGCTCTCGCGGCCAGGCGACGGGGTCCGGGGCACGAGAGGTCCGAACCGTCCAGGACAGCTTCGAACGCATTTACGGTGCGACGAATATCACGATGTACGGCATGGCCGCACGACGGCACATGCACGAGTACGGCACGACGAGCGAACAGCTCGCCGAGATTCGCGTCGCGGCCTCGCAACACGCCCAGCACAACGAGCACGCGATGTTCCAGGACCCGGTCACCGTCGCGGACGTCGTCGAATCGCGGGTCGTGGCGGATCCGCTCCACCTGCTCGACTGCTGCGTGATCTCGGACGGCGGCGGGGCGTTGGTGCTCGTCTCCGAGGACGTTCGCGAAGACATAGACCGGGAAGCCGTCGAAGTACTCGGTCACGGCGAAGCACCCTCACACCACGACGCCGGACGGATCGACGTCACGCGTACCGGTGCCGAGTCGTCCGGTGAACGCGCCTTCGCGGAAGCCGGTCTCGGTCCCGAGGACATCGACTACGCGTCGATCTACGACTCCTTTACGATCACCGTCCTCGAGGCGATCGAGGATCTCGGGTTCTGCGAGAAGGGCGAGGGCGGCGAGTTCGTCGAGGGCGGCACGCTACAGGCGCCCGACGGGGACCTCCCGTTCAACACCGACGGCGGTGGCCTCTGCTCGAATCATCCCGCAAACAGGGGCGGGATGACCAAAGTGATCGAGGCGGTCCGGCAGCTCCGCGGCGAGGCGAATCCCGAAGTGCAAGTCGACGCCGACGTCGCACTCGCCCACGGAACCGGCGGAAGTATCGCGACCCGTCACGGTGCTGCGACCGTCGTTCTCGGGAGGGAAGGCCGATGA